TGATCGACTTTTATGAAAATGAAATTGGTGTGAAATATCCGTGGCCTTCCTATTCGCAGATTCCCGTGCAGGAATTTATGTACGGCGCAATGGAAAATGTTACGGCAACAGTTTACGGCGATTTTCTTTTCGTGGATGCGCGCAGCGATCTCGACCGCGGGTACATGAGCGTGAATGCGCACGAACTTGCACACCAGTGGTTCGGCGATTATGTAACGGCAAGAAGCGATGCGCATCACTGGCTGCAGGAAAGTTTTGCAACATATTACGATGCGCTGTTCGAAAAAAATCTTCTTGGTGAAGATCATTTCAAATGGGGGATGAAAGGAAACCAGGACGCGGCTCTTTCTGAAGGAGAAAAAAATGATCTGCCCATCGCGCATAGCCAGGCAGGCAGCGCACGGCATTATCCGAAAGGCGCATTCGTTTTGAATATGCTGAAGTATGTTGTTGGCGGAAGAGAAATTTACAATCGCGCCATAAAAAATTATCTTGAAAAACATGCGTATGGAAATGTGACTTCCGATGATCTGCTTGAATCATTTGAAGAAACTTCAGGAATGAATCTTCATTGGTTCTGGGATGAATGGGTTTATCGCGGCGGAGAACCGGAATACAATGTGAATGCAGAGGATCTCAACGAGAATGGAAAACGCTTTACAAGATTTACTGTGGAACAGGTGCAGCATGAAAATGAGGTGACCGGACTTTTTAAAATGCCAATTTGGTTTGAAGTGCATTATTCGGATGGTACGATGGATCATGTGATGAAATGGATCAACGAAAAAACGCAGATAATCGATCTTGCAAACGCTTCAGGAAAAACAATTTCGTATGTGCTATTCGATCCGAATAATGAAGTGCTGAAAAAAGTTCATTTCAAAAAATCGTTTGAGTGGTTGAAGAACCAGGCAGCTTCTGCTGCTAATATGCTCGATCGGTATGACGCGCTTGTGGCAATGAGAACAATTCCGGTGGAACAGAAACGCGAATTTCTAAGTACGATCTATTCAAAGGAAACTTTTTTCGCAACAAAGTCAGAAATTGTTTCTCAACTTATCAATGATCCGAATGAGATCAGCGCGAATATTATCAAGTCGGCCGTGAACGATAAAGATGTGCAGATGCACAAGGCCGTCATTAACAGTACGAATATGATCCGGAAGGATATGGTTTCTATTTACAAGCAACTGCTCACTTCGCCGTCTTATGAAGTAGTGATGAATGCGCTTGATAAACTTAGTTTCCAGTATCCCGACAATACGATTGAATATCTTGAATTGACAAAAGGTGTGATCGGCACTGCGGGAAGGAACGTGGAAGTAAAATGGCTGGAGATAAAAGCAAAAATGGGTGGGATGGATAAAGATGCTATAGATAAATTGGTTTCTTACACGGGCGAGTCGTACGAGTTCCGCACGCGTGTGAATGCGGCGCAGGCGCTCAAACGATTGGATTATTTCGATCCCACGATGATGAAAAATCTCATCAACGCTTCGTTCAGTGCTAATACGCGCCTTGCAAATCCATGTGAAGAGGTGCTGACGACTTTCTACAATCAGGATCGTTTCCGGAAAATGATATGGGATTATGTGTCAGCAACGGCGTGGAATGACTGGCAACGGGAGATACTGATGAATGTGATGAAATAAGGTGTGTTTTCTGTTAGCGGTTTTCTGTTTTCAGTTGTCACCGGGAAAGATTTGATAAATGCGAAAACTGACGATACCGGGCTGAGAACGTTTTAAAGCATATCAGGAGTTCTTGCTTTTTTGTTTTCTTAATTGTTGCTCAATATATTTTTCCGAGGTAATTAGAGCACGTTGAATTCTGCTTGCGTAGTGAATGCTGTCCAGAATCTCTTTTTGCTTTTGACTGATAATTTTGTTTTGAATTTCCATTTTTCGTTTGTTTTTCCGGACTTGGTAATAACTGTAAAGGATGGCAATAAGAGCCAAACCAAAGACTATTGAGAAAATCAAATAGAGAAGATTCTTTTGCTTTTCGGATTTCAGTTTTACACTGTTCAATTTTGCTTCTGTTTCGGCTTTTTCGAGATTGACAATTCTGAAGATATTTGCATTCTGATTTTTTACATAATCAATAGTGGAGCTATCTTCAGGGAAGGATTCCGTTGTTGGTACTTCCCTCATTTTTCTTGCCACTGAATCAAAAACGTTCTTTCTCTTTGTGATGAAATTTCCGAGTGAATCAAAATCATACATGGGACCTTCCTCGAAACCCTCTTTCATAAATACTATATGTGAAATTATTCCATTGGTGTAGTAATAGGTTTGTGTACCTATTCGCTTTCCGTTAACGTCATAATTAAACTCCTGCCTTTTCACTCCATTCGGCCAATAGAGAACATAGTTTCCGACCCACCGCCTGTTGTACCAATGTCCGGCCTCAGAGAGATTACCTTCCTTATTGAACAACATTGCAAATCCAAAAGCTTCGCCATCTTTAAAATAAATTTTGCTTTTTAATTTTCCATTTGGATAAAATTTGTTTTGTAGTCCATCCTTAATTTGAAGCGTATCTTGCGAATGTGCTGAAACAAAAAGAAAAAGAGAAAAAGTTATTATTTTTACTGGTATCATTTTTTTATTCTGGAAAATCGGAGGTTACGATGTTTAAATATAGCAATTCATTGTACTGATAACCGAAAACTGACAACTGAAAACTGTTTACCTTTAACCCATGTCAAAAGTTTTCATCATTGCTGAAGCGGGAGTGAATCACAATGGAAGTTTAGTGGCCGCTATGCATCTTGTAGATAAAGCGGTGGAGATAGGCGCCGATTGTATAAAATTCCAGACGTTCAAAGCAGAACAGATCGTTACCGCACATTCTCCCAAAGCAGATTACCAGTTAAAAGTCACCGATAAAAAAGAGTCGCAGTTCGAGATGCTGAAAAAACTTGAACTCAACCGCGATGCATTTAAGGCGTTAAAAGAATATTGCGATAAGAGAAAAATAAAATTCCTCTCGACTCCTTATAATCCGGAAGATGCCGATCTGCTGAATTCGATCGGGGTAGATGGATTTAAAATCGCCTCAGGGCAATTAGTGGAAACTTATTTTCTTAAGTACGTGGCGAAATTCGGAAAGCAGATGATCATTTCTACCGGCATGGGAAATATGGAGGAGGTGAAAAGCGCGGTCGATGCAATTCATTCTACCGGCAACAAAGACCTGGTTGTGCTACAATGCAACACCGATTATCCTTCTAAGATCAGTGATTCTAATCTGCGTGCTATGCTCACCATGCGCGATGAATTGAAAGTGCGCGTTGGTTATTCCGACCACGTTCCGGAAAATTATGCCTGCTTTGCCGCTGTTACGTTGGGAGCGGAAGTGATCGAGAAACATTTTACACTCGATAAAACTTTGCCGGGGCCTGACCATTCTTCTTCGCTTGAGCCCGAAGAATTCCGTGAACTCATCAAAGGTGTACGCAGCATTGAACTTTCTCTTGGCGACGGAATAAAAAAACCATCGGAAGCAGAAATAAAAAATACGTTCGGAATGCGGAGGAGTCTTGTCGCAAGAACCGATCTGGGAAAAGGAACGATCTTAAAAGCGGAACATATCGGTTTTAAAAGGCCGGCGAACGGATTATCTCCCGCATTATTTGAAAAGGTGATCGGCAAAGAATTATTGACCGATCTTAAAAAAGATGATCCTTTTACCAAAACCTCTGTTCTCCTATGACAGATTCAAAATTTAAGATTGATACCTTTTGTTCCTGCACCTGATTTTTCGGCGATGAAAATTTTGAATTATGGAATTCATCTGCATCAATAATAAGAATCTTTATTACCTCGAAGCTTTTGTAAAGAAGGCAGGCGATTCCCTGAAAACATTCCGCTACTTCGACAAACGGCCATTTTCCATTGTGAAAGATCACATCTGCACCTGGGTGATAGAAGAAAAGAATGAAGTGTTGGCCTATGGTCATCTGGATAAGGAAAATGAAACAGTATGGCTGGGCATCGCAGTTGCGGATCACGCGCGCGGAAAAGGCCTCGGAAAAAAAATGATGCAGCGGTTGATGGAGTCTGCTGCCGGTTGCGGAATTCAGAAAATAAAATTGTCGGTCGATCATGTGAATGAAGCAGCAATTAAACTGTATGAGTGTTTTGGTTTTCATCTTGCAGAGAAAAAGGAAACGTTCGGTTTTTACGAATGGAATGCGGCCCCATTTGAAAAAATAGTGATCAGCACCCTTGCATTTACCGGAATGAAAGCGGAAGAGATCATCAAGGTTGCGTTAGAACACAACTTTGCGCTGGAGTTCTCTTCCGGAATGTACTATCGGGCCGATATGGAAAAAATATTTCTCGAAGCGCCGGTGAAAAGATTTGTCCATAATTATTTTCCACCTCCCGAAATCCCTTTCGTGCTGAATCTCGCCAGTGCCAATGAAGAAATAAGAAAAAGATCGGTGGAGCATTGCGTAAATGGAATAAAATTAAATTACGCGGCAGGCGCTTCTTTTTTTTCTGCTCACGCCGGATTCTGCATCGACCCAAAGCCATCGGAACTGGGGAAGGAACTTTCTAAAGTAAAGTCGTTCGATCGCGCGAAGCATTGGAAAATATTTCTTGAAAGTATCCGCGAAGTTCTTGAAAGGGCCAAAGATCTTCCCACCGGTTTTTTATTGGAGAATAATGTACTTGCAAAAATGAATTTGTATCCCGATGGATCGAATCCATTGCTGAACGTGCGCGCCGCAGAAATGAACCTGATGCTTGAAGAAATAAATGATCCGCGTATCGGGAACCTTGTGGACACGGCTCATTTAAAAGTTT
The genomic region above belongs to Bacteroidota bacterium and contains:
- a CDS encoding M1 family metallopeptidase, which gives rise to MKKYLLFSFLIISSSILDAQFVGNGSFDGSKRTYLDDGAWAPREHNVDFIHMSLEISFDTKAGKVNGKVTHRFSPLQKNVDSVWVDGPGIKILDASVNGKTVSFRTEEQGTWIKMEKTHQPLETDSMTLVYECTPRHGLYFVGWNDPAGICRKQIWSQGQGIDNRNWIPFYDEMNDKITTDMMVTFDKDYKVLSNGNKISEKENKDGTKTWHYQLTKPFAPYLVMLGIGIYDIKETHSKSGVPMYLYYYPDWKDRVEVTYQHAEEMIDFYENEIGVKYPWPSYSQIPVQEFMYGAMENVTATVYGDFLFVDARSDLDRGYMSVNAHELAHQWFGDYVTARSDAHHWLQESFATYYDALFEKNLLGEDHFKWGMKGNQDAALSEGEKNDLPIAHSQAGSARHYPKGAFVLNMLKYVVGGREIYNRAIKNYLEKHAYGNVTSDDLLESFEETSGMNLHWFWDEWVYRGGEPEYNVNAEDLNENGKRFTRFTVEQVQHENEVTGLFKMPIWFEVHYSDGTMDHVMKWINEKTQIIDLANASGKTISYVLFDPNNEVLKKVHFKKSFEWLKNQAASAANMLDRYDALVAMRTIPVEQKREFLSTIYSKETFFATKSEIVSQLINDPNEISANIIKSAVNDKDVQMHKAVINSTNMIRKDMVSIYKQLLTSPSYEVVMNALDKLSFQYPDNTIEYLELTKGVIGTAGRNVEVKWLEIKAKMGGMDKDAIDKLVSYTGESYEFRTRVNAAQALKRLDYFDPTMMKNLINASFSANTRLANPCEEVLTTFYNQDRFRKMIWDYVSATAWNDWQREILMNVMK
- the neuB gene encoding N-acetylneuraminate synthase translates to MSKVFIIAEAGVNHNGSLVAAMHLVDKAVEIGADCIKFQTFKAEQIVTAHSPKADYQLKVTDKKESQFEMLKKLELNRDAFKALKEYCDKRKIKFLSTPYNPEDADLLNSIGVDGFKIASGQLVETYFLKYVAKFGKQMIISTGMGNMEEVKSAVDAIHSTGNKDLVVLQCNTDYPSKISDSNLRAMLTMRDELKVRVGYSDHVPENYACFAAVTLGAEVIEKHFTLDKTLPGPDHSSSLEPEEFRELIKGVRSIELSLGDGIKKPSEAEIKNTFGMRRSLVARTDLGKGTILKAEHIGFKRPANGLSPALFEKVIGKELLTDLKKDDPFTKTSVLL
- a CDS encoding GNAT family N-acetyltransferase, coding for MEFICINNKNLYYLEAFVKKAGDSLKTFRYFDKRPFSIVKDHICTWVIEEKNEVLAYGHLDKENETVWLGIAVADHARGKGLGKKMMQRLMESAAGCGIQKIKLSVDHVNEAAIKLYECFGFHLAEKKETFGFYEWNAAPFEKIVISTLAFTGMKAEEIIKVALEHNFALEFSSGMYYRADMEKIFLEAPVKRFVHNYFPPPEIPFVLNLASANEEIRKRSVEHCVNGIKLNYAAGASFFSAHAGFCIDPKPSELGKELSKVKSFDRAKHWKIFLESIREVLERAKDLPTGFLLENNVLAKMNLYPDGSNPLLNVRAAEMNLMLEEINDPRIGNLVDTAHLKVSSATLHFDLVSEMNSISGVRCIHHSDNDGWKDDNQPFGKNYWFLPLMKNYRHAIHVLEVRKQSVEELKKMEKML